A DNA window from Aspergillus nidulans FGSC A4 chromosome V contains the following coding sequences:
- a CDS encoding putative ATP-dependent permease ADP1 (transcript_id=CADANIAT00003190) codes for MPTGEDGVCYKQGVTVKENFQMCDVTNRKILDQLKERKPQVTFSCEAEDKTCNFQFWVDQVESFYCGLDTCDWGLETDYDKNTTHYKCENINCKCIPGRMLCGEEGSIDIGEFLKQSIKGPATFSSVSTVGGSKEDGSKFQEPEMDNLIKSVFGDESITLKCSSGECVHKTEVPGYQRPVKKINTPLIAGVIAGCALFVVAVILGLWYQSRRSRYSRIQLSLSDDSDDEASKLLADHRPAALYWDNVSYFVNGKEILSGIQGVAQPGQITAIMGASGAGKTTFLDLLARKNKRGIAQGDFYVNGEKLDDADFKSMIGFVDQEDTMLPTLTVHETILTSALLRLPRDMSRAAKEQRVTEVEKQLGIHHIKDQLIGSEEGSGRGISGGEKRRVGIACELVTSPSILFLDEPTSGLDAFNAFNVVECLVSLAKDYNRTVIFTIHQPRSNIVALFDRLILLANGKTVYSGPFSTCQQYFDDAGYTCPPGFNIADYLVDLTMHAGSTTQFHSDEEESPLLAVRSDPPKTASSSLRAVKSVASASNASIEDSSNSFDYGRRPKGKRRTSLKQRQDRQLYSRRKDADAPPTPRTDEEDAAEVGESQQHWLRLSRQQGQTPPQILDDPHDLPPAASGQTDLDLMVAHYAASDIARNVRNEIISATQRASAGNGSVNSEVPSSPLVQTPKSYARVSLARQFIILSQRTWRNLHRNPMLMLTHYAIAILLAVLCGFLFYGLTDDIKGFQNRLGLFFFVLALFGFSTLTSLTVFSTERLLFVRERANGYYHPVTYYAAKVVFDIVPLRLIPPIIMGVIVYPMTGLIPAWPEFFKFILVLVLFNLAAATICLFIGIVFRDGGVANLIGSLVMLFSLLFAGLLLNHDAIPPSALWLQSLSIFHYGFEALIVNEVTFLTLIDHKYGLDIEVPGASILSAFGFDTLAYWKDVIGLAVFSGAFLVIAYIAMHFLLVERR; via the exons ATGCCGACTGGCGAAGATGGTGTTTGTTACAAGCAGGGCGTGACTGTTAAGGAGAACTTTCAGATGTGTGATGTGACGAATCGGAAGATCCTGGACCAGCTAAAGGAACGAAAGCCGCAAGTAACGTTCTCCTGCGAAGCCGAAGACAAGACTTGCAATTTCCAGTTCTGGGTCGACCAGGTGGAGTCGTTCTATTGCGGCTTGGATACTTGTGACTGGGGCCTTGAAACCGACTACGACAAAAACACAACCCATTATAAATGCGAGAATATCAATTGCAAGTGCATTCCCGGCCGCATGCTTTGCGGTGAAGAAGGTTCTATCGACATCGGCGAGTTCCTCAAACAGTCAATCAAGGGACCGGCCACCTTTTCATCCGTTTCCACTGTCGGTGGTAGCAAAGAGGATGGCAGCAAGTTCCAGGAACCCGAGATGGATAACTTGATCAAAAGTGTCTTTGGTGACGAGAGTATCACGCTCAAATGCTCTTCCGGTGAATGTGTCCATAAGACGGAAGTCCCAGGATACCAACGCCCtgtcaagaagatcaataCTCCACTTATAGCGGGCGTTATTGCAGGATGCGCTCTATTTGTTGTCGCTGTGATATTGGGTCTTTGGTATCAGTCTCGGCGGTCCCGTTACAGCCGTATCCAGCTGTCCCTCTCGGATGATTCTGACGACGAAGCATCGAAGCTTTTAGCTGACCACCGCCCAGCTGCACTCTACTGGGATAATGTGTCCTACTTCGTTAATGGGAAGGAGATTCTTTCGGGCATTCAGGGTGTTGCACAGCCAGGACAAATTACCGCAATCATGGGAGCGTCaggtgctggaaagaccaCTTTCCTTGATttgctggcgaggaagaataAGCGAGGTATCGCCCAGGGAGACTTTTATGTTAACGGGGAGAAGTTGGACGACGCGGATTTCAAGAGCATGATCGGCTTCGTGGATCAAGAGGATACTATGCTCCCCACATTGACTGTTCACGAAACGATTCTGACAAGCGCGTTGTTGCGTCTACCCCGAGACATGAGCCGAGCCGCTAAAGAGCAACGAGTAACGGAAGTCGAGAAGCAGCTCGGGATACATCACATCAAAGACCAATTAATTGGCTCCGAGGAAGGCTCAGGTCGAGGCATTTCTGGTGGTGAGAAGCGACGAGTTGGTATTGCCTGCGAGCTAGTCACCAGCCCTAGCATCCTGTTTTTGGATGAACCTACCAGTGGATTGGACGCCTTCAACGCTTTCAACGT GGTCGAATGCTTGGTATCGCTAGCGAAGGATTACAATCGCACTGTTATTTTTACCATCCATCAACCGCGGTCCAATATCGTTGCGCTCTTCGACAGGCTGATTCTCTTGGCCAATGGTAAAACTGTCTATTCTGGCCCATTCTCGACATGCCAACAGTATTTTGATGACGCCGGATACACTTGTCCACCGGGATTTAACATTGCTGATTACCTAGTGGATCTCACAATGCATGCTGGCAGCACTACTCAATTccacagcgacgaggaggagagcCCGTTATTGGCTGTGCGCTCTGATCCGCCAAAAACGGCTTCAAGCAGTTTAAGAGCAGTCAAGTCTGTTGCGAGTGCGTCAAATGCCAGTATAGAGGATTCCAGCAATAGCTTTGATTACGGCAGACGACCCAAAGGTAAACGACGAACGTCCCTCAAGCAACGGCAAGACCGTCAGCTTTACTCCCGCAGAAAAGATGCTGATGCACCACCTACGCCTCGAactgatgaggaggacgcCGCTGAGGTAGGCGAAAGCCAACAGCACTGGCTGCGACTATCCCGCCAGCAGGGCCAGACACCACCCCAGATTCTAGACGATCCGCACGACCTTCCCCCGGCCGCTTCCGGCCAGACTGATTTGGATTTAATGGTTGCCCACTACGCAGCATCCGACATTGCACGAAACGTGCGTAATGAGATTATTTCAGCAACTCAACGTGCGAGCGCCGGGAATGGGTCTGTTAACTCTGAAGttccctcttcacctctgGTTCAAACCCCTAAGAGCTATGCAAGAGTGAGCTTGGCTCGCCAGTTCATTATCCTATCACAAAGGACGTGGAGGAACCTTCATCGGAACCCGATGTTGATGCTCACACATTATGCTATCGCCATCCTGCTTGCCGTTCTGTGCGGCTTTCTATTCTACGGCCTAACAGACGACATCAAGGGTTTCCAGAACAGACTtggtcttttcttcttcgtacTGGCTTTGTTTGGGTTCAGCACATTGACCAGTCTAACTGTGTTCTCAACAGAACGCCTTCTGTTCGTCCGGGAGCGTGCTAACGGGTATTATCATCCTGTGACCTACTACGCCGCGAAGGTGGTGTTCGACATTGTACCCCTCAGGCTCATTCCGCCGATCATTATGGGTGTGATAGTTTATCCAATGACGGGGCTAATCCCGGCCTGGCCCGAGTTTTTCAAGTTCATCCTGGTATTGGTTCTCTTCAACCTAGCCGCTGCTACCATCTGCTTGTTCATTGGCATTGTCTTCCGCGATGGCGGTGTGGCCAACTTGATTGGAAGCTTGGTCATGCTTTTCAGTCTCCTATTTGCTGGGCTGTTGCTCAACCATGATGCGATCCCGCCATCGGCGCTCTGGTTGCAATCG CTATCCATCTTCCATTACGGGTTTGAAGCATTGATCGTTAACGAAGTAACATTCCTGACATTGATCGATCACAAGTACGGACTTGATATTGAGGTTCCGGGGGCTTCAATCCTTAGTGCATTCGGATTCGACACTCTGGCCTACTGGAAGGATGTCATCGGACTAGCTGTCTTTTCCGGAGCATTCCTTGTGATTGCGTACATAGCGATGCATTTCCTGCTTGTCGAGCGGCGATAA
- a CDS encoding long-chain fatty acid transporter fatA (transcript_id=CADANIAT00003188) translates to MSMEGVGTNKTPTNYNKKLRKSQRQYLAAISCKKAPLYPRASASSSTAVPPSIDASDSRCVAVALNRVMSIPLPLDIPLSLAGPALATTLAYLNAKYSLFYDKKIFHGLFKSIIKSRLAQRRDRLNLFYVLENYALDPASKDRPFIVYNGRSWTFHETYTVALRYGTWFKKVHGIKPREIVALDMMNSSTFIFIWLGLWSIGAVPAFINYNLTGKPLTHSIRTSTARLLIVDEEVRSSFGPDELAAFASPDFREDGGPIEVIFHTPEIEAQVLQTEAVREDDKARGGLQLRDMAVLIYTSGTTGLPKPAIVSWRKSWAGSTFVSHFVELAKNDRVFTCMPLYHSSAAILAFLACTAAGSTLIIGRKFSARNFIKEARENDATVIQYVGETLRYLLATPGETDPVTGEDLDKKHNIRAVYGNGLRPDIWNRFKERFNVPTVAEFYAATESPGGTWNYSTNDFTAGAIGRTGVLSGWLLGRGLTIVEVDQESQEPWRDPQTGFCKPVPRGEAGELLYAIDPADPGETFQGYYRNSKASDSKVVRDVLRKGDAYFRTGDMMRWDTEGRWYFSDRLGDTFRWKSENVSTSEVAEVLGTHPEVHEANVYGVLLPNHDGRAGCAAVVFNQQIKAADQSVLLEPSTETLKSVAAHVLRNLPRFAAPLFLRVTPEMQATGNFKQQKHVLRTEGVDPSRVGGRDKLYWLQGDTYLPFGPEEWSRLQAGQVKL, encoded by the exons ATGAGTATGGAGGGGGTCGGGACTAATAAGACCCCGACGAATTACAACAAAAAACTCCGCAAAAGCCAACGACAGTATCTAGCGGCGATCAGCTGCAAAAAAGCTCCACTCTATCCCAGAGCTTCAGCGAGTTCGTCAACGGCAGTTCCACCCTCAATCGATGCGTCTGACAGCCGCTGTGTTGCCGTCGCCTTGAACCGAG TCATGTCCATTCCATTACCACTTG ATATCCCCCTCTCGCTCGCTGGTCCGGCACTTGCGACTACGCTCGCCTACCTGAACGCAAAGTACTCGCTTTTTTATGATAAGAAGATCTTCCATGGACTCTTTAAATCCATTATCAAGTCGCGACTCGCGCAGCGCCGGGACCGTCTGAACCTTTTCTATGTCTTGGAGAACTATGCTCTCGACCCGGCGTCGAAAGACCGGCCGTTCATTGTCTACAATGGCCGCAGCTGGACTTTCCACGAGACGTATACCGTAGCATTGCGATATGGCACCTGGTTCAAGAAAGTCCACGGCATCAAACCCCGTGAAATCGTCGCCCTGGATATGATGAACTCTTCCACTTTCATTTTTATCTGGCTAGGTCTCTGGAGTATCGGAGCGGTACCTGCTTTCATCAACTATAATCTCACCGGGAAACCGTTGACGCATTCGATCCGCACCTCGACTGCGCGGCTGTTGATTGTCGATGAGGAGGTCCGCTCCTCTTTTGGTCCGGACGAGCTGGCGGCCTTTGCGTCGCCTGATTTCAGGGAAGACGGGGGCCCCATTGAGGTCATCTTTCACACACCCGAGATTGAAGCGCAGGTCCTGCAAACAGAGGCTGTAAGGGAGGACGATAAGGCACGAGGCGGGCTTCAGCTTCGGGATATGGCTGTTCTGATTTATACCAGCGGTACCACTGGGCTTCCGAAGCCAGCCATCGTCAGCTGGAGAAAGTCGTGGGCGGGAAGCACCTTTGTCAGCCACTTTGTTGAGTTGGCCAAAAACGACCGTGTTTTTACT TGCATGCCGCTTTACCATTCATCAGCTGCCATTCTGGCATTTTTAGCTTGCACGGCAGCCGGGTCTACGCTGATCATCGGCCGCAAGTTCTCCGCGAGAAACTTCATAAAGGAAGCGCGCGAGAACGACGCCACGGTCATCCAGTACGTGGGTGAGACCTTGCGATATCTGCTCGCCACCCCCGGTGAAACCGATCCAGTTACTGGCGAAGACCTGGACAAAAAGCACAATATTCGAGCAGTATACGGCAACGGGCTACGGCCGGATATCTGGAACCGCTTCAAGGAGCGCTTCAACGTGCCGACGGTTGCCGAATTTTATGCTGCAACCGAGAGCCCAGGCGGAACATGGAACTATTCAACAAATGACTTCACTGCCGGAGCCATTGGACGCACTGGCGTGCTTAGTGGATGGCTTCTTGGACGCGGCCTTACTATTGTCGAGGTGGACCAGGAATCACAGGAACCATGGCGCGATCCCCAAACCGGGTTCTGCAAGCCGGTCCCGCGAGGCGAAGCAGGCGAGCTCCTGTATGCCATTGATCCGGCCGACCCGGGCGAGACCTTCCAGGGCTACTACCGCAACTCGAAAGCGAGTGACAGCAAGGTGGTTCGCGACGTTCTGCGTAAAGGCGATGCTTATTTCCGAACGGGCGACATGATGCGATGGGATACCGAAGGCCGCTGGTACTTCTCTGACCGTCTAGGCGACACCTTCCGGTGGAAGAGCGAGAACGTGTCGACAAGCGAAGTGGCAGAGGTGCTGGGGACTCACCCAGAAGTGCACGAGGCCAACGTGTACGGTGTGCTGTTGCCTAACCACGATGGCCGCGCGGGATGCGCGGCCGTCGTGTTTAATCAACAAATCAAGGCAGCCGACCAGTCGGTGCTCCTTGAACCCTCTACAGAAACACTCAAGAGTGTTGCTGCGCACGTCCTGCGCAACCTACCCCGATTTGCGGCGCCGCTCTTCTTGCGCGTCACGCCCGAAATGCAGGCCACCGGAAATttcaagcagcagaagcacgTGTTACGGACTGAGGGCGTCGACCCCAGCCGTGTTGGGGGTAGAGACAAGCTGTACTGGCTTCAGGGCGACACGTACCTCCCGTTTGGGCCAGAGGAATGGAGTAGGCTTCAGGCCGGGCAGGTGAAGCTGTAG
- a CDS encoding uncharacterized protein (transcript_id=CADANIAT00003189): protein MVQIKDFAVEQWMDKYETTAKYNVAETCSASISVRDLQALCEDPALNPLDGVLDRKLTYGEIRGSKQLRSTLANLYSVRTPTPLPSDNILVTAGAIQANFLLLYTLVGPGDHVICHYPTYQQLYSVPESLGAEVSLWKSKEAEGWKLDLEELKGLIRPNTKLIIINNPQNPTGAIIPQGTLDEIVEIARSSSIYVFCDEVYRPLFHSISPMDPDFPSSVLSLGYERAIVTGSLSKAYSLAGIRVGWIASRDRTVIEACASSRDYTTISVSQLDDAVASYALAPTTIHALLKRNIELGRTNLGILEKFIESHRWACDWVKPRAGTTAFVRFNKMGKPVNDTAFCEMLLERTGVMLVPGSLCFGGGEDFLGYVRIGYVCETQVLEEGLAKLKAFLEDDYEEVPAVKRKTQS from the exons ATGGTTCAGATCAAGGACTTTGCTGTGGAGCAA TGGATGGACAAGTACGAAACAACCGCCAAGTACAACGTGGCAGAGACCTGCAGCGCCTCGATTTCGGTTCGAGACCTCCAGGCGCTGTGCGAGGACCCGGCTTTGAACCCTTTAGACGGCGTCCTGGATCGCAAGCTCACGTACGGAGAGATCCGCGGTTCTAAGCAACTACGATCAACACTGGCCAATCTGTATTCTGTGAGGACACCGACTCCATTGCCTTCAGACAATATCCTGGTTACTGCCGGTGCAATCCAGGCAAATTTCCTTCTGCTATATACGTTGGTCGGGCCCGGGGATCATGTTATCTGCCACTACCCAACCTATCAGCAGCTCTACTCAGTCCCAGAATCGCTTGGGGCCGAAGTCAGCCTATGGAAGTCAAAGGAAGCCGAAGGGTGGAAGTTGGACCTCGAAGAATTGAAAGGCCTTATCCGGCCGAATACCAAgcttatcatcatcaa CAACCCACAGAACCCTACAGGGGCTATTATCCCACAGGGTACATTGGACGAGATAGTGGAGATAGCGCGCAGCTCATCAATCTATGTCTTCTGCGACGAAGTCTATCGCCCCCTCTTCCACTCCATCAGCCCTATGGACCCAGACTTCCCCTCGTCAGTCTTGTCGCTTGGCTATGAGCGCGCTATTGTCACAGGGTCCTTATCCAAAGCATACAGTCTGGCCGGTATACGCGTAGGATGGATTGCATCCCGCGATCGAACTGTAATTGAggcctgcgcttcttctcggGACTATACCACCATCTCCGTATCTCAGCTAGACGACGCGGTCGCGAGCTACGCTCTAGCCCCGACCACCATCCATGCACTGCTCAAACGGAATATTGAACTTGGCCGAACTAACCTTGGAATCCTGGAGAAGTTCATTGAGTCCCATCGATGGGCGTGCGACTGGGTTAAGCCCCGAGCGGGAACGACCGCTTTTGTCCGGTTCAATAAGATGGGCAAGCCGGTAAACGATACTGCCTTCTGCGAAATGCTCCTGGAGCGGACCGGAGTGATGCTTGTACCTGGAAGCCTGTGCTttggcggcggagaggatTTTCTGGGCTACGTTCGGATCGGATATGTGTGTGAAACGCAAGTGCTGGAAGAAGGGTTGGCGAAATTGAAGGCATTCTTGGAGGATGATTACGAAGAAGTGCCCGCAGTAAAAAGGAAGACGCAGTCCTAG
- a CDS encoding WD40 repeat domain-containing protein (transcript_id=CADANIAT00003192) translates to MAALLGAAYDSSDDDTPSVPAASAPKVVAAPEVNTEDQSHMRMMLANTSSKALTYNATYDDLSRPSQGPSNPFKSAGAGNGLKRKNVPTGYAEAAAISESTFTAQHRTYQSLGYTRNPTAPEQFVGNLDHAAQFGGRDVVQMKPSKEASAALRAKRQKKGDSSIVEGPGAYLGPWAKYQDDDQVYDEELGSDEELVEVDEDEEEQEQVGSAPMPAMSKEATDYQDDTSKVETTEFHGSEQYDYLGRTYMHVPQDLDIDLKKPVGSIKNYVPKKLVHTWKSHTKAITSLRFFPQAGHLLLSSAADGKAKIWDVYHSRELLRTFSGHSKAITDTDFHITGKTFLTASYDRQMKLWDTETGQCISRFSTGKTPHVIRFNPNPENSHEFLAGMSDKKIVQFDTRTGEQVQEYDHHLAAINTLTFVDQNRRFISTSDDKSLRAWEYGIPVPIKFIAEPYMFALTRAAAHPNGKYVAFQSGDNQIVVYGATDKFRQNRKKSFRGHNNAGYAIDLTISPDGQFIASGDSAGLFSWYLY, encoded by the exons ATGGCTGCATTACTTGGAGCCGCTTACGATTCTAGCGATGACGATACTCCGTCTGTTCCAGCGGCGTCCGCCCCAAAAGTCGTCGCCGCCCCTGAGGTGAACACAGAG GATCAATCGCACATGCGAATGATGCTCGCTAATACTTCCTCGAAAGCGTTGACTTACAACGCGACATACGATGACCTCTCGCGCCCCTCCCAAGGGCCCTCCAACCCCTTCAAATCCGCAGGTGCAGGAAACGGCCTCAAGCGCAAAAATGTCCCCACAGGCTACGCTGAGGCCGCCGCCATCAGCGAGTCCACATTCACTGCGCAGCATCGCACGTATCAAAGCTTGGGTTATACGCGTAATCCTACAGCCCCAGAGCAGTTTGTTGGTAATCTTGATCATGCTGCTCAGTTTGGCGGTCGTGATGTCGTGCAGATGAAGCCTTCGAAGGAAGCATCAGCGGCGTTACGAGCCAAGCGACAGAAAAAGGGCGATTCGAGCATTGTCGAGGGTCCGGGCGCATATCTCGGCCCTTGGGCGAAGTACCAAGATGACGATCAGGTTTATGACGAAGAACTCGGTAGCGACGAGGAACTCGTGGAggtggacgaagacgaagaagaacaggAGCAAGTTGGATCGGCGCCCATGCCGGCCATGAGCAAGGAAGCAACAGATTACCAAGACGACACATCAAAGGTCGAAACGACCGAATTCCACGGCTCAGAGCAATACGACTACCTGGGCCGAACGTACATGCACGTCCCTCAggatctggatatcgatCTCAAGAAACCCGTAGGCAGCATCAAGAACTACGTCCCCAAGAAACTCGTCCACACATGGAAGTCGCACACCAAGGCCATCACCTCGCTCCGCTTCTTCCCTCAAGCcggccacctcctcctctcctctgctgctgacggCAAGGCCAAGATCTGGGATGTGTATCACTCGCGTGAACTGCTCCGCACTTTCTCCGGCCACTCAAAGGCCATCACTGACACCGATTTCCATATCACGGGCAAAACCTTCCTAACAGCCTCCTACGACCGGCAAATGAAACTCTGGGATACCGAAACAGGCCAGTGCATCTCGCGCTTTTCAACCGGCAAAACCCCTCATGTCATCCGATTCAACCCCAATCCCGAAAACTCCCACGAGTTCCTCGCTGGTATGTCTGACAAGAAGATCGTCCAGTTCGATACCCGCACCGGCGAGCAGGTCCAGGAATATGACCACCACCTTGCGGCCATCAACACACTCACCTTCGTCGACCAAAACCGCCGCTTCATCTCCACATCCGACGATAAGTCCCTTCGCGCCTGGGAATACGGTATCCCCGTGCCAATCAAGTTCATTGCAGAGCCGTACATGTTCGCTCTCACGCGCGCAGCGGCCCATCCCAACGGCAAATACGTCGCTTTTCAATCGGGCGATAACCAGATTGTCGTTTACGGCGCGACCGACAAGTTCCGACAGAATCGCAAGAAGAGTTTCCGCGGCCACAATAATGCGGGTTATGCTATTGATCTGACGATCTCTCCTGACGGCCAGTTTATCGCGTCCGGTGATAGTGCCGG GTTGTTCAGCTGGTATTTATATTAG
- a CDS encoding cornichon family protein (transcript_id=CADANIAT00003191) translates to MSGEAWLYLLAVLINAVNLFLQVFFTIMYSDLECDYINPIDLCNRLNAYIIPEAGVHAFLTFLFVINGYWLAIALNLPLLAFNAKKIYDNQHLLDATEIFRKLNVHKKESFIKLGFHLLMFFFYLYSMIVALIRDESH, encoded by the exons ATGTCCGGTGAAGCATGGCTCTACCTTCTGGCGGTGTTGATTAACGCCGTCAACCTGTTCTTGCAGGTCTTCTTCACTATCATGTACAGTGATCTTGAATG TGACTACATCAACCCTATCGACCTCTGCAACCGTCTCAACGCGTACATCATCCCCGAAGCTGGTGTCCACGCTTTCCttaccttcctcttcgtgaTAAACGGCTACTGGCTCGCCATTGCCCTAAATCTGCCGCTGTTGGCATTTAATGCCAAGAA GATCTACGACAACCAGCACCTCCTTGATGCGACCGAGATCTTCCGCAAGCTCAACGTACACAAGAAG GAATCCTTTATCAAGCTTGGTTTCCACCTCttgatgttcttcttctacctctACAGCATGATTGTGGCCCTCATCCGCGACGAGTCTCACTAA